A portion of the Corticium candelabrum chromosome 5, ooCorCand1.1, whole genome shotgun sequence genome contains these proteins:
- the LOC134179940 gene encoding uncharacterized protein LOC134179940 isoform X2, giving the protein MAVCNLVYAAALLSLAKGTGANKNMSCSTSAICENGGTCDSQLVCLCKAGYRGDRCQIGPDCGDGWTLNGSRCYRYFAEKTSWNDAKRTCESSNSRLVSVENRTDVEFVTDLVAAAAANATTGPSVWIIGSRWSSCRINTSVGANTENASGSNETFAGSCNDTTDGTAGGCSSCNRSISTAACTNATSSTNVSIDSYCTAMSGGNCLADSCEAVRSFVCSRGLGCDALSPPFHGSISGRGVGYGSVVMFSCNDSGGWTLQGSSFRECKFDGSWSGTGTTCAKMPTKEPNTAPENATQKLSLTTKTTISLSISLAGHVLTVLAYLIFTNWLWTIHSKSVFISSLFIGATLVLFIANGSNRGTNSHCLATSVLLHFFWLFTSVWTVVNAIAIVLTMKGKGDRDVPKFAFRAFLVVFCVSGCIVLLTMGLDVTDTYDRSKQDDFCGPAGLGLEYGVLTPVLFFLVIGCVVFVAGCVYLVMKMALLSSSQKLSYWLYVIGGALQTVLLLMSWVSMAVFASAREDYAYETRNSAQELLQVTAPLLGILTFVFNCLLHSEVIGTLKKRLRLQNNRKSSSPRPEADDGKKSLIAVNKHALETDNKTESSAKVTSPRATVARGDSVQMKELVHPVYLVAEV; this is encoded by the exons ATGGCTGTCTGCAATCTCGTCTACGCAGCAGCTCTACTGTCGTTGGCCAAGGGAACGGGCGCTAACAAAAACA TGTCCTGCTCCACATCTGCAATCTGTGAGAACGGTGGTACCTGCGACAGTCAGCTTGTGTGCCTCTGTAAGGCCGGATACCGTGGTGACCGTTGCCAAATAG GCCCAGACTGCGGCGACGGTTGGACTCTGAACGGCTCTCGCTGCTACCGGTACTTTGCCGAGAAAACGTCGTGGAACGATGCGAAAAGAACGTGCGAATCGAGCAACAGTCGTCTTGTGTCCGTCGAGAATCGAACGGACGTCGAGTTTGTGACCGACTTGGTAGCCGCTGCTGCAGCAAATGCGACTACCGGTCCGAGTGTGTGGATTATTGGATCCAGATGGTCATCGTGCCGAATCAACACGTCGGTGGGTGCAAACACAGAAAACGCGTCGGGGAGCAACGAGACATTTGCCGGCTCCTGCAATGACACAACTGATGGAACGGCCGGTGGTTGCTCTTCTTGCAACCGTTCCATTTCAACGGCTGCGTGCACGAACGCTACGTCGTCGACAAACGTTTCTATCGATTCCTACTGCACTGCTATGTCTGGAGGAAACTGTCTCGCTGACAGTTGTGAAGCAGTGCGCTCGTTCGTGTGTTCTCGAG GCCTGGGGTGTGATGCTCTCTCTCCTCCATTCCATGGGTCAATTAGTGGTCGTGGTGTTGGGTATGGTTCAGTAGTCATGTTCAGTTGCAACGACTCGGGTGGTTGGACACTGCAGGGATCGTCGTTTCGTGAGTGCAAGTTCGATGGAAGCTGGAGTGGAACAGGGACGACGTGTGCAA AGATGCCTACGAAGGAACCAAACACAGCACCAGAG AATGCTACACAGAAATTGTCGTTGACCACTAAAACGACCATCAGCCTCTCGATTTCGTTAGCTGGGCATGTGTTGACCGTTCTGGCCTACCTAATCTTCAC taACTGGTTGTGGACGATTCACAGCAAATCGGTTTTCATTTCGTCTCTGTTTATCGGAGCAACACTCGTGCTGTTCATTGCTAATGGTTCTAACAGAGGCACCAATTCACACTGCCTGGCAACATCGGTTcttcttcatttcttctgGTTGTTTACTTCGGTGTGGACCGTAGTCAATGCTATTGCCATCGTATTAACAATGAAAGGCAAAGGCGACAGGGATGTGCCAAAGTTTGCATTCAGAGCCTTTCTAGTCGTCTTCT GCGTTTCtggttgtattgtgttgctaACCATGGGACTTGACGTTACTGACACATACGACAGAAGCAAACAAGATGACTT CTGTGGTCCAGCCGGATTGGGCCTCGAATATGGGGTTTTAACTCCAGTTTTGTTTTTCCTGGTGATCGGCTGTGTCGTATTCGTTGCTGGATGTGTGTATCTCGTCATGAAAATGGCCTTGTTGTCTTCCAGTCAAAAACTGTCCTACTGGTTGTATGTCATCGGTGGTGCTCTACAGACAGTCCTGCTCCTTATGAGCTGGGTGTCTATGGCTGTCTTTGCCAGTGCACGAGAAGACTACGCGTACGAGACAAGAAACTCTGCACAAGAGCTACTGCAAGTAACCGCTCCGCTTCTAGGAATCCTAACATTTGTCTTTAATTGTCTCCTCCACTCTGAAGTAATCGGAACATTGAAAAAACGCCTGCGTTTGCAAAATAACAGAAAGAGTTCCAGCCCAAGACCAGAAGCTGACGATGGAAAAAAGTCCTTAATTGCTGTAAACAAGCATGCATTAGAAACAGATAACAAGACGGAGTCATCAGCAAAGGTTACTTCTCCTCGTGCAACAGTGGCTAGAGGTGACTCAGTACAGATGAAGGAACTAGTTCATCCTGTATATCTGGTAGCCGAAGTCTAG
- the LOC134179420 gene encoding uncharacterized protein LOC134179420 isoform X1: MFRLTYLFASLVQYLVSWFTTVSAGKTTSGDQNRPKQNSNFTRNSGDSVPQDFGQSDSIANSDMSLQNRSSERHGHAVPTSEIDSPALKRQPAVTHISSHLALGHPQAACYGTISVEMATQNILKIIVVPLDSEDTYSRQVTVRISWDNWISFSDVTATWHHHSEINSDSNCFIAVIPIPYGQPQEDSVIQFAVRYVNDDVEDWDNNDYHNYELKWINEPIEIKTVKLTMKNKPVRADENISCKPII; the protein is encoded by the exons ATGTTCCGTCTAACTTACCTCTTTGCCTCCCTTGTCCAATATCTGGTCAGTTGGTTCACGACCGTGTCTGCCGGAAAGACGACCAGTGGAGATCAAAATCGACCGAaacaaaattcaaattttaCGAGAAATTCTGGGGATTCTGTTCCACAAGACTTCGGCCAGTCAGATTCGATTGCCAACAGCGATATGAGTTTACAAAATCGGAGTTCAGAGAG ACATGGGCATGCTGTACCTACTAGTGAAATTGATTCACCAGCTCTGAAAAGGCAACCGGCAGTCACTCACATATCGAGCCATCTTGCTCTCGGACATCCACAAGCGGCCTGTTATGGCACAATATCGGTCGAGATGGCCACACAAAATATACTGAAGATTATCGTCGTGCCACTGGACAGTGAGGACACATACAGCAGACAGGTTACAGTACGAATCAGTTGGGACAACTGGATATCATTCAGTGACGTCACTGCTACGTGGCATCACCATTCCGAGATCAACTCGGACTCGAATTGTTTCATAGCAGTCATACCGATACCGTATGGCCAACCCCAGGAGGACTCGGTTATCCAGTTTGCTGTTCGGTATGTCAACGATGATGTAGAAGACTGGGACAACAACGACTATCACAATTACGAACTAAAATGGATCAATGAGCCGATCGAGATCAAAACGGTCAAGTTGACAATGAAGAACAAACCAGTCAGGGCAGATGAGAATATAAGTTGCAAACCGATCATATAA
- the LOC134179940 gene encoding uncharacterized protein LOC134179940 isoform X1, with protein sequence MAVCNLVYAAALLSLAKGTGANKNMSCSTSAICENGGTCDSQLVCLCKAGYRGDRCQIGPDCGDGWTLNGSRCYRYFAEKTSWNDAKRTCESSNSRLVSVENRTDVEFVTDLVAAAAANATTGPSVWIIGSRWSSCRINTSVGANTENASGSNETFAGSCNDTTDGTAGGCSSCNRSISTAACTNATSSTNVSIDSYCTAMSGGNCLADSCEAVRSFVCSRGLGCDALSPPFHGSISGRGVGYGSVVMFSCNDSGGWTLQGSSFRECKFDGSWSGTGTTCAIEMPTKEPNTAPENATQKLSLTTKTTISLSISLAGHVLTVLAYLIFTNWLWTIHSKSVFISSLFIGATLVLFIANGSNRGTNSHCLATSVLLHFFWLFTSVWTVVNAIAIVLTMKGKGDRDVPKFAFRAFLVVFCVSGCIVLLTMGLDVTDTYDRSKQDDFCGPAGLGLEYGVLTPVLFFLVIGCVVFVAGCVYLVMKMALLSSSQKLSYWLYVIGGALQTVLLLMSWVSMAVFASAREDYAYETRNSAQELLQVTAPLLGILTFVFNCLLHSEVIGTLKKRLRLQNNRKSSSPRPEADDGKKSLIAVNKHALETDNKTESSAKVTSPRATVARGDSVQMKELVHPVYLVAEV encoded by the exons ATGGCTGTCTGCAATCTCGTCTACGCAGCAGCTCTACTGTCGTTGGCCAAGGGAACGGGCGCTAACAAAAACA TGTCCTGCTCCACATCTGCAATCTGTGAGAACGGTGGTACCTGCGACAGTCAGCTTGTGTGCCTCTGTAAGGCCGGATACCGTGGTGACCGTTGCCAAATAG GCCCAGACTGCGGCGACGGTTGGACTCTGAACGGCTCTCGCTGCTACCGGTACTTTGCCGAGAAAACGTCGTGGAACGATGCGAAAAGAACGTGCGAATCGAGCAACAGTCGTCTTGTGTCCGTCGAGAATCGAACGGACGTCGAGTTTGTGACCGACTTGGTAGCCGCTGCTGCAGCAAATGCGACTACCGGTCCGAGTGTGTGGATTATTGGATCCAGATGGTCATCGTGCCGAATCAACACGTCGGTGGGTGCAAACACAGAAAACGCGTCGGGGAGCAACGAGACATTTGCCGGCTCCTGCAATGACACAACTGATGGAACGGCCGGTGGTTGCTCTTCTTGCAACCGTTCCATTTCAACGGCTGCGTGCACGAACGCTACGTCGTCGACAAACGTTTCTATCGATTCCTACTGCACTGCTATGTCTGGAGGAAACTGTCTCGCTGACAGTTGTGAAGCAGTGCGCTCGTTCGTGTGTTCTCGAG GCCTGGGGTGTGATGCTCTCTCTCCTCCATTCCATGGGTCAATTAGTGGTCGTGGTGTTGGGTATGGTTCAGTAGTCATGTTCAGTTGCAACGACTCGGGTGGTTGGACACTGCAGGGATCGTCGTTTCGTGAGTGCAAGTTCGATGGAAGCTGGAGTGGAACAGGGACGACGTGTGCAA TAGAGATGCCTACGAAGGAACCAAACACAGCACCAGAG AATGCTACACAGAAATTGTCGTTGACCACTAAAACGACCATCAGCCTCTCGATTTCGTTAGCTGGGCATGTGTTGACCGTTCTGGCCTACCTAATCTTCAC taACTGGTTGTGGACGATTCACAGCAAATCGGTTTTCATTTCGTCTCTGTTTATCGGAGCAACACTCGTGCTGTTCATTGCTAATGGTTCTAACAGAGGCACCAATTCACACTGCCTGGCAACATCGGTTcttcttcatttcttctgGTTGTTTACTTCGGTGTGGACCGTAGTCAATGCTATTGCCATCGTATTAACAATGAAAGGCAAAGGCGACAGGGATGTGCCAAAGTTTGCATTCAGAGCCTTTCTAGTCGTCTTCT GCGTTTCtggttgtattgtgttgctaACCATGGGACTTGACGTTACTGACACATACGACAGAAGCAAACAAGATGACTT CTGTGGTCCAGCCGGATTGGGCCTCGAATATGGGGTTTTAACTCCAGTTTTGTTTTTCCTGGTGATCGGCTGTGTCGTATTCGTTGCTGGATGTGTGTATCTCGTCATGAAAATGGCCTTGTTGTCTTCCAGTCAAAAACTGTCCTACTGGTTGTATGTCATCGGTGGTGCTCTACAGACAGTCCTGCTCCTTATGAGCTGGGTGTCTATGGCTGTCTTTGCCAGTGCACGAGAAGACTACGCGTACGAGACAAGAAACTCTGCACAAGAGCTACTGCAAGTAACCGCTCCGCTTCTAGGAATCCTAACATTTGTCTTTAATTGTCTCCTCCACTCTGAAGTAATCGGAACATTGAAAAAACGCCTGCGTTTGCAAAATAACAGAAAGAGTTCCAGCCCAAGACCAGAAGCTGACGATGGAAAAAAGTCCTTAATTGCTGTAAACAAGCATGCATTAGAAACAGATAACAAGACGGAGTCATCAGCAAAGGTTACTTCTCCTCGTGCAACAGTGGCTAGAGGTGACTCAGTACAGATGAAGGAACTAGTTCATCCTGTATATCTGGTAGCCGAAGTCTAG
- the LOC134179420 gene encoding uncharacterized protein LOC134179420 isoform X2, with product MFRLTYLFASLVQYLVSWFTTVSAGKTTSGDQNRPKQNSNFTRNSGDSVPQDFGQSDSIANSDMSLQNRSSESEIDSPALKRQPAVTHISSHLALGHPQAACYGTISVEMATQNILKIIVVPLDSEDTYSRQVTVRISWDNWISFSDVTATWHHHSEINSDSNCFIAVIPIPYGQPQEDSVIQFAVRYVNDDVEDWDNNDYHNYELKWINEPIEIKTVKLTMKNKPVRADENISCKPII from the exons ATGTTCCGTCTAACTTACCTCTTTGCCTCCCTTGTCCAATATCTGGTCAGTTGGTTCACGACCGTGTCTGCCGGAAAGACGACCAGTGGAGATCAAAATCGACCGAaacaaaattcaaattttaCGAGAAATTCTGGGGATTCTGTTCCACAAGACTTCGGCCAGTCAGATTCGATTGCCAACAGCGATATGAGTTTACAAAATCGGAGTTCAGAGAG TGAAATTGATTCACCAGCTCTGAAAAGGCAACCGGCAGTCACTCACATATCGAGCCATCTTGCTCTCGGACATCCACAAGCGGCCTGTTATGGCACAATATCGGTCGAGATGGCCACACAAAATATACTGAAGATTATCGTCGTGCCACTGGACAGTGAGGACACATACAGCAGACAGGTTACAGTACGAATCAGTTGGGACAACTGGATATCATTCAGTGACGTCACTGCTACGTGGCATCACCATTCCGAGATCAACTCGGACTCGAATTGTTTCATAGCAGTCATACCGATACCGTATGGCCAACCCCAGGAGGACTCGGTTATCCAGTTTGCTGTTCGGTATGTCAACGATGATGTAGAAGACTGGGACAACAACGACTATCACAATTACGAACTAAAATGGATCAATGAGCCGATCGAGATCAAAACGGTCAAGTTGACAATGAAGAACAAACCAGTCAGGGCAGATGAGAATATAAGTTGCAAACCGATCATATAA
- the LOC134179419 gene encoding protein O-mannosyl-transferase 2-like: MKSAVNSFVFLLVCALALWTRLYKIEEPPHVAWDETHFGKHANFYLNRTFFFDVHPPLAKMLIAMAGYMTGYNGTFQFDKPGDKYEDHKYVGMRTFCALIGCLVVPSAYLTVFLLSGSVTASFVASLVIIFDTGTLTLSQYILLDSPLMCFIMLSTCSLAAFRVFHQDKHSHFSLVWWLSMATTGFFLACAISVKFVGLFVIVLAGINTIADLWDLLGDLKLTKLHLAQHFAARALCLILLPAATYLAFFAVHFRILNRSGNGDAFFSSAFQSQLIGNELYNCSVPEYVAYGSIVTMKNHRAGGGLLHSHPHLYPEGVGIMQQQITAYSHKDENNKFLIKPAQQNFSLELNASSPIHYVKSGDIIVLEHIMTRRNLHSHVVQAPLTTRHFQVTGYGENGSGDANDFWMIEVTGGSKGDRIKTVSSVVRLTHVSIGCSLHSHDKQLPKWGWEQMEVTCNPSSRDPNNLWNIEGNINEKLPNGDIDFYRPSFLESVVEAHKIMTQVNNNLKPKEGEITSRPWEWPVNYRGQRFSGVGADTFRVYLLGNPVLFWGNIVWLFVFMFLYVIRAIFLQRGKQESNDVKAYRDKMSYAAVWLFAGWALHYLPFYLMGRVLYFHHYFPAFLYSSMLTGVVVEFVLQSASQLLSSGDWQREVVLYSSGLLGLTTVILTSFYLFRGLSYGMEGPLSDNENSTMYGLKWLDSWEF; the protein is encoded by the exons ATGAAGTCGGCGGTCAACTCGTTTGTTTTCCTGCTTGTCTGCGCGCTGGCGCTCTGGACGAGACTTTACAAAATAGAAGAGCCGCCACACGTAGC ATGGGACGAGACGCATTTCGGAAAGCATGCGAATTTTTACCTCAACAGAACCTTCTTTTTCGACGTGCACCCGCCACTGGCAAAG ATGTTGATAGCGATGGCGGGGTATATGACTGGATATAATGGCACTTTCCAGTTTGACAAACCCGGGGACAAATATGAAGATCATAAATACGTCGGAATGCGAACG TTTTGTGCCCTGATCGGATGTCTCGTCGTGCCGTCGGCGTATCTGACTGTTTTCCTGCTCTCCGGATCAGTGACTGCATCATTCGTTGCATCTTTGGTCATCATTTTCG ACACCGGAACATTGACTCTCTCTCAGTACATATTACTGGATTCTCCTCTTATGTGTTTCATCATGCTGTCCACATGCAGTTTAGCCGCCTTTCGAGTGTTCcatcaagacaaacacag CCATTTTTCATTGGTCTGGTGGTTGTCGATGGCTACAACAGGTTTCTTTCTAGCATGTGCTATCag TGTGAAGTTTGTTGGGCTGTTTGTTATCGTACTGGCCGGTATCAACACAATAGCAGATTTGTGGGACCTTCTCGGTGATCTCAAACTTACGAAG CTTCACTTAGCTCAACATTTTGCTGCAAGAGCGTTGTGTCTCATTCTCCTTCCTGCTGCTACGTATCTGGCTTTCTTTGCAGTTCACTTCAGAATCCTAAACAGAAG TGGGAATGGAGATGCATTTTTCAGTTCTGCTTTCCAGTCGCAATTGATAGGAAATGAACTTTACAACTGCTCGGTGCCAGAAT ATGTTGCTTACGGTTCTATTGTTACTATGAAGAATCATCGAGCGGGTGGAGGTCTATTACACTCGCATCCCCATTTATATCCAGAGGGTGTAGGAATAATGCAGCAACAAATCACCGCGTACTCTCACAAAGACGAGAACAATAAGTTTCTTATTAAACCGGCTCAACAAAACTTCTCGTTGGAATTAA ATGCGTCGAGTCCAATACATTACGTGAAAAGTGGGGACATAATTGTATTGGAACATATCAT GACGAGACGGAACTTACACAGTCATGTGGTGCAAGCACCATTAACGACAAGGCATTTCCAGGTGACAGGTTACGGAGAG AATGGATCTGGTGATGCAAACGACTTCTGGATGATCGAAGTAACCGGTGGAAGCAAGGGAGATCGGATTAAGACCGTGAGTAGTGTTGTACGACTGACACACGTCAGCATCGGTTGTTCTCTACATTCCCACGACAAGCAGCTACCGAAATG GGGTTGGGAGCAAATGGAAGTGACATGCAATCCTTCATCTCGTGACCCAAACAATCTATGGAACATCGAAGGAAACATCAATGAGAAAC TTCCAAACGGTGATATCGACTTTTATCGTCCCTCCTTCCTGGAATCTGTTGTAGAAGCGCACAAAATCATGACACAA GTAAACAATAATCTGAAGCCGAAAGAGGGAGAAATAACGTCACGACCTTGGGAATGGCCAGTCAACTACAGA GGTCAACGATTTTCGGGTGTTGGAGCAGACACATTCCGTGTCTACCTGCTTGGAAATCCA GTATTGTTTTGGGGCAATATTGTCTGGCTTTTTGTCTTCATGTTTCTCTATGTCATACGAGCCATTTTCCTGCAGCGTGGAAAGCAGGAATCCAATGATGTGAAAG CTTACAGAGACAAGATGAGCTATGCTGCAGTTTGGCTGTTTGCTGGCTGGGCATTGCATTATCTGCCATTCTACCTGATGGGTCGTGTCCTCTACTTTCATCACTATTTCCCCGCTTTTCTTTATAGTTCTATGTTGACTGGTGTTGTTGTCGAATTTGTGCTACAGTCTGCTAGTCAATTATTGTCGTCTGGTGACTGGCAACGTGAGGTTGTTCTCTACAGTAGTGGACTTTTGGGGTTGACTACTGTTATTCTTACAAG CTTCTACCTTTTCCGCGGCTTGTCCTATGGAATGGAAGGCCCACTCAGTGACAACGAAAATAGCACAATGTACGGCCTCAAATGGCTCGATTCTTGGGAATTTTGA